A portion of the Ricinus communis isolate WT05 ecotype wild-type chromosome 10, ASM1957865v1, whole genome shotgun sequence genome contains these proteins:
- the LOC8284532 gene encoding probable aquaporin PIP2-2 has product MGKDVEVGGHGGEFHAKDYHDPPPAPLIDAEELTKWSFYRAIIAEFIATLLFLYITVLTVIGYKSQTDPAKNADACGGVGILGIAWAFGGMIFILVYCTAGISGGHINPAVTFGLFLARKVSLVRAIMYMAAQCLGAICGCGLVKAFQRAYYNRYGGGANELADGYSTGTGLGAEIIGTFVLVYTVFAATDPKRNARDSHVPVLAPLPIGFAVFMVHLATIPVTGTGINPARSFGAAVIYNKEKAWDDQWIFWVGPFIGAAIAAIYHQYVLRASAAKALGSFRSSSNI; this is encoded by the exons ATGGGCAAGGATGTTGAAGTTGGAGGCCACGGCGGCGAGTTCCATGCCAAGGACTACCATGACCCGCCACCCGCACCATTGATTGATGCCGAGGAGCTTACCAAATGGTCTTTTTACAGAGCTATTATTGCTGAGTTTATTGCCACGCTCTTGTTTTTGTACATCACTGTGTTGACTGTCATTGGCTACAAGAGTCAGACTGACCCTGCCAAGAACGCTGATGCTTGTGGTGGAGTTGGTATTCTTGGCATCGCTTGGGCCTTCGGTGGCATGATTTTCATTCTCGTTTACTGCACTGCCGGTATTTCAG GTGGACACATCAATCCCGCTGTGACTTTTGGGCTGTTTTTGGCAAGAAAGGTGTCTTTGGTGAGAGCCATAATGTACATGGCAGCTCAGTGTTTAGGTGCCATATGTGGATGTGGGCTAGTGAAAGCATTCCAGAGGGCTTATTACAATAGATATGGTGGTGGAGCTAATGAGCTTGCTGATGGCTACAGCACGGGCACAGGATTAGGAGCTGAGATTATTGGTACTTTTGTTCTTGTCTACACTGTCTTCGCTGCTACTGATCCCAAGAGAAATGCCAGAGATTCTCATGTTCCT GTCTTGGCACCACTTCCAATTGGGTTTGCCGTCTTCATGGTTCACTTGGCTACGATTCCTGTCACTGGCACTGGAATCAACCCAGCAAGGAGTTTCGGAGCTGCTGTAATCTACAACAAGGAGAAGGCATGGGATGACCAG TGGATTTTCTGGGTTGGACCTTTCATTGGTGCTGCAATTGCTGCAATCTACCACCAATATGTGTTGAGAGCATCTGCTGCCAAGGCTCTTGGGTCATTCAGGAGCAGTTCCAACATATAA
- the LOC8284533 gene encoding V-type proton ATPase subunit G1, which yields MEGNSRNRGGIQQLLAAEQQAQHIVNDARIAKLARLKQAKEEADNEIGEYRSLVDREFQMKVAGSTGDSTSNVKRLEQETDTKISHLKAEAARISRDVVNMLLKHATTVKN from the exons ATGGAAGGCAATAGCAGGAACCGAGGTGGAATTCAGCAATTGTTGGCTGCAGAACAACAAGCTCAACACATTGTCAATGATGCCCGAATTG CAAAACTGGCAAGActaaaacaagcaaaagaagaagctGATAACGAGATTGGTGAATATCGATCCCTTGTGGACCGTGAGTTTCAGATGAAAGTAGCAGGG AGCACTGGTGATTCAACTTCTAATGTGAAGCGACTTGAACAAGAGACAGATACAAAGATTAGTCACCTGAAGGCTGAGGCTGCAAGAATATCTCGTGATGTTGTCAACATGCTCCTGAAGCATGCCACAACTGTGAAAAACTAA
- the LOC8284534 gene encoding serine/threonine-protein kinase-like protein CCR1, with translation MPPCFTLLILLFLFFCIGASGFGSMGPISAAFGDNGFFCAIDASGKQEVICWTKNTTLSLSSSSPPSTSSAYFSSIPAMAALSGGEGFLCGILANSSQAFCWSSGGLDLVPSIYKNTAYFHIAAGRNHVCAIRGSYYSDHDSGTIDCWGIVKGANNSLTSIQSSNFYDQSISNLVFSKVVSGEGFSCGSVREGGAFCWGPNSLRLGVSKGSVNFVALASGISSVCGILEESNEVQCWGTSNDVFLSPPVGTQFVSLTAGANHFCGIRKDNHAVECWGSFNLSSAPKGGSGFMAIASSDFTTCAIRENDLVIDCWFINGTSPPEYNPPLELCSPGLCGPGSCADGEFVFNASMLSEPDLTSLCVRKDLRICSPCGSNCSQGFFLSSPCTENTDRVCTDCSLCQNSSCRDVCGMQPSEKEKLWLHLNRLQLVIIIGSTVLGFLLLIICCYIRPCLIASRKEEGSKKQFKSCIGKSELETDNASDSCQPPSMTSCPGVAQVFRLSELKDATNGFKEFNELGRGSYGFVYKAVLADGRQVAVKRANAATIIHSNSRDFEMELEVLCNARHCNIVNLLGYCAEMGERLLVYEYMPHGTLHDHLHSGLSPLNWSLRLKVSMQVAKGLEYLHKEAEPPIVHRNVKTSNILLDTEWGARIADFGLITSNEKDFCGDMKTDVYDFGIVLLEILSGRKAYDRDHTPPSIVEWAVPLIRQGKGAAIIDEDVALPKNVEPLLKLSDIAELAVKEDPKDRPTMSDLATWLEQIVKDTL, from the coding sequence ATGCCACCTTGTTTCACTCTCTtaattcttctctttctctttttctgcATTGGCGCATCTGGGTTCGGATCCATGGGACCCATCTCCGCTGCTTTTGGTGATAATGGCTTCTTCTGTGCCATTGATGCCAGTGGCAAGCAGGAGGTTATCTGTTGGACAAAGAACACAACTTTATCGTTATCATCCTCTAGTCCGCCGTCTACTTCCTCTGCTTATTTTAGCAGCATTCCTGCTATGGCGGCTTTATCTGGCGGCGAAGGGTTTCTATGCGGCATTTTAGCAAACAGTTCACAAGCATTTTGTTGGAGTTCAGGTGGTCTAGATCTTGTTCCTtctatttacaaaaatactgCTTATTTCCATATTGCTGCTGGGAGGAATCATGTATGTGCTATTAGAGGATCTTACTATTCCGATCATGATTCGGGTACTATTGATTGCTGGGGGATTGTAAAGGGTGCTAATAATAGTTTAACTTCTATACAAAGCAGCAATTTTTATGATCAGTCTATTAGTAATCTTGTTTTCAGCAAAGTTGTTTCTGGTGAAGGATTTAGCTGTGGAAGTGTCAGAGAAGGTGGAGCCTTTTGTTGGGGGCCTAACTCACTGCGCTTAGGTGTTTCAAAGGGGTCAGTTAATTTTGTTGCTTTAGCTTCAGGCATAAGTTCTGTATGTGGGATTCTGGAAGAGTCTAATGAGGTACAATGTTGGGGCACTAGTAATGATGTCTTTTTAAGCCCTCCAGTTGGGACCCAGTTTGTGTCTTTAACTGCTGGAGCTAACCATTTTTGTGGAATTAGGAAAGATAATCATGCTGTTGAGTGTTGGGGGAGCTTTAATCTATCCTCAGCTCCAAAAGGTGGTTCTGGGTTTATGGCAATTGCTTCTTCTGATTTCACTACATGTGCAATCAGGGAAAATGATTTGGTTATTGATTGCTGGTTTATAAATGGGACTTCGCCACCGGAGTATAATCCTCCACTGGAGTTGTGCAGTCCTGGGCTATGTGGTCCTGGCTCTTGTGCTGATGGGGAGTTTGTTTTCAATGCAAGTATGCTCAGTGAACCAGATTTGACAAGCTTGTGCGTAAGGAAGGATTTAAGAATTTGCTCTCCATGTGGGTCGAATTGCTCTCAAGGTTTTTTCTTGTCTAGTCCATGTACTGAGAATACTGATAGAGTATGCACAGATTGCTCTCTTTGCCAGAACAGTTCTTGTAGGGATGTTTGTGGGATGCAACCATCTGAAAAGGAGAAGCTATGGCTTCACTTAAATAGATTACAATTAGTAATCATAATTGGATCAACTGTGTTAGGTTTTCTATTGCTAATCATCTGTTGCTATATTCGTCCATGTTTGATTGCCTCTCGGAAAGAAGAAGGGTCCAAGAAACAGTTCAAGTCTTGCATAGGAAAATCTGAGTTGGAAACTGATAATGCTTCTGATTCATGCCAGCCTCCATCAATGACTTCTTGTCCTGGTGTCGCTCAAGTATTCCGACTGTCAGAGCTAAAAGATGCCACCAATGGGTTCAAAGAGTTCAATGAGCTTGGTAGGGGAAGCTATGGTTTTGTTTATAAAGCTGTTCTAGCTGATGGGAGGCAAGTTGCAGTCAAGAGGGCAAATGCTGCTACGATAATCCACTCTAACAGCAGGGATTTCGAAATGGAGCTGGAAGTTCTATGTAATGCCAGACATTGCAATATTGTGAACTTGTTAGGTTACTGCGCAGAGATGGGAGAGAGGTTGCTTGTTTATGAGTATATGCCCCATGGCACACTTCATGACCACCTCCATAGTGGACTTTCTCCTTTGAATTGGAGCCTTAGGCTAAAGGTTTCAATGCAGGTTGCAAAGGGACTTGAGTACCTTCATAAAGAAGCTGAGCCCCCAATCGTCCATCGCAATGTCAAGACTTCAAACATTCTTTTGGATACTGAGTGGGGAGCACGAATTGCAGATTTTGGGCTTATCACTTCAAATGAGAAGGATTTTTGTGGAGACATGAAAACTGATGTTTACGACTTTGGAATTGTGCTCCTAGAGATTCTAAGTGGAAGAAAAGCATATGATAGAGATCACACACCTCCAAGTATAGTTGAGTGGGCAGTTCCATTGATTAGACAGGGTAAAGGAGCTGCAATAATTGATGAGGATGTGGCTCTTCCAAAAAATGTTGAGCCCTTACTTAAACTTTCTGATATAGCAGAATTGGCTGTCAAAGAAGATCCTAAAGACCGTCCTACTATGTCTGATTTGGCGACCTGGTTGGAACAAATTGTGAAGGATACCTTGTAG
- the LOC8284535 gene encoding putative serine/threonine-protein kinase isoform X1, with protein sequence MKFHSCFSFCSSFPNSRPAISTISTGEQKHGNLQIFSSRELEIATHDFSSSNKVGEGAFGSVYMGQLKNGSIVAVKVLSVELESMRGEREFISELAALSDIRHENLVKLQGCCVDGANRYLVYDYMENNSLTQTLLGKEQNRMKFSWEARRNISFGVARGLAYIHEEVKPHILHRDIKASNILLDKDFTPKVADFGLSRILRDNTSHVSTRVAGTLGYLAPEYALSGHLTRKSDVYSFGVLLLEIISGRSAVDFDLELGEHFLVQKAWEAYNENKLLQIIDPILIMNFLEEEEEEDALRFLIVGLLCVQEIAKLRPQMSTCVKMMVNEIDIKDIQICQPGCVSNLMGVKLHHSQTCESSSSSRDATYTMSTRSSVYFK encoded by the exons ATGAAGTTCCATAGTTGTTTCTCCTTCTGCTCATCCTTCCCTAACTCAAGACCTGCCATCAGTACAATCAGTACAG GTGAACAAAAACATGGAAACCTGCAAATATTTTCCTCTCGAGAACTGGAGATTGCTACTCACGACTTCTCTTCCTCAAACAAGGTTGGAGAAGGTGCCTTTGGTTCAGTATACATG GGTCAGCTGAAAAATGGTTCTATCGTAGCTGTGAAAGTTCTTTCTGTCGAACTTGAATCAATGCGTGGAGAGAGAGAATTCATATCCGAGTTAGCTGCACTGTCTGATATCAGGCATGAAAATCTTGTTAAACTTCAAGGATGTTGTGTTGATGGAGCTAACAGATACTTGGTCTATGATTACATGGAAAACAACAGCTTAACACAGACCTTGCTTG ggAAAGAGCAAAACAGGATGAAATTCAGTTGGGAAGCAAGGCGAAATATTTCATTCGGAGTTGCTCGAGGGCTTGCCTATATCCATGAGGAAGTCAAACCCCACATTTTGCATAGAGATATCAAAGCTAGCAACATTCTTCTTGATAAAGATTTTACACCAAAAGTGGCTGATTTTGGTCTTTCAAGAATACTAAGAGACAACACTTCTCATGTCAGTACTCGTGTTGCTGGAACATT AGGATATCTTGCTCCAGAATACGCCCTTAGCGGTCATTTGACACGAAAATCGGATGTTTACAGTTTCGGAGTACTGCTATTGGAAATTATCAGCGGACGATCAGCTGTTGATTTTGATTTGGAACTTGGTGAACATTTCCTCGTTCAGAAG GCATGGGAAGCTTACAACGAAAACAAGCTTCTACAGATAATTGATCCTATTCTTATTATGAACTtccttgaagaagaagaagaagaagatgctcTTAGATTCTTGATAGTGGGCCTACTTTGCGTACAAGAAATAGCGAAGCTCCGCCCACAGATGTCAACCTGTGTAAAAATGATGGTTAATGAAATCGACATTAAAGATATTCAAATTTGTCAACCAGGATGCGTTTCCAATTTAATGGGTGTAAAATTGCATCACAGCCAGACATGTGAAAGCTCTTCTTCATCTAGGGATGCAACCTACACGATGAGCACACGCAGTAgtgtatattttaaataa
- the LOC8284535 gene encoding putative serine/threonine-protein kinase isoform X2 — translation MKFHSCFSFCSSFPNSRPAISTISTGEQKHGNLQIFSSRELEIATHDFSSSNKVGEGAFGSVYMGQLKNGSIVAVKVLSVELESMRGEREFISELAALSDIRHENLVKLQGCCVDGANRYLVYDYMENNSLTQTLLGKEQNRMKFSWEARRNISFGVARGLAYIHEEVKPHILHRDIKASNILLDKDFTPKVADFGLSRILRDNTSHVSTRVAGTFFGVLLLEIISGRSAVDFDLELGEHFLVQKAWEAYNENKLLQIIDPILIMNFLEEEEEEDALRFLIVGLLCVQEIAKLRPQMSTCVKMMVNEIDIKDIQICQPGCVSNLMGVKLHHSQTCESSSSSRDATYTMSTRSSVYFK, via the exons ATGAAGTTCCATAGTTGTTTCTCCTTCTGCTCATCCTTCCCTAACTCAAGACCTGCCATCAGTACAATCAGTACAG GTGAACAAAAACATGGAAACCTGCAAATATTTTCCTCTCGAGAACTGGAGATTGCTACTCACGACTTCTCTTCCTCAAACAAGGTTGGAGAAGGTGCCTTTGGTTCAGTATACATG GGTCAGCTGAAAAATGGTTCTATCGTAGCTGTGAAAGTTCTTTCTGTCGAACTTGAATCAATGCGTGGAGAGAGAGAATTCATATCCGAGTTAGCTGCACTGTCTGATATCAGGCATGAAAATCTTGTTAAACTTCAAGGATGTTGTGTTGATGGAGCTAACAGATACTTGGTCTATGATTACATGGAAAACAACAGCTTAACACAGACCTTGCTTG ggAAAGAGCAAAACAGGATGAAATTCAGTTGGGAAGCAAGGCGAAATATTTCATTCGGAGTTGCTCGAGGGCTTGCCTATATCCATGAGGAAGTCAAACCCCACATTTTGCATAGAGATATCAAAGCTAGCAACATTCTTCTTGATAAAGATTTTACACCAAAAGTGGCTGATTTTGGTCTTTCAAGAATACTAAGAGACAACACTTCTCATGTCAGTACTCGTGTTGCTGGAACATT TTTCGGAGTACTGCTATTGGAAATTATCAGCGGACGATCAGCTGTTGATTTTGATTTGGAACTTGGTGAACATTTCCTCGTTCAGAAG GCATGGGAAGCTTACAACGAAAACAAGCTTCTACAGATAATTGATCCTATTCTTATTATGAACTtccttgaagaagaagaagaagaagatgctcTTAGATTCTTGATAGTGGGCCTACTTTGCGTACAAGAAATAGCGAAGCTCCGCCCACAGATGTCAACCTGTGTAAAAATGATGGTTAATGAAATCGACATTAAAGATATTCAAATTTGTCAACCAGGATGCGTTTCCAATTTAATGGGTGTAAAATTGCATCACAGCCAGACATGTGAAAGCTCTTCTTCATCTAGGGATGCAACCTACACGATGAGCACACGCAGTAgtgtatattttaaataa